In one window of Pseudodesulfovibrio sediminis DNA:
- a CDS encoding DVU0772 family protein, whose translation MSDDSNSCKQWLNEVNWDMIHEDAVTLYLEWGNNNYRDAMRSPVTTSGEYSIYFAIDTWEEPRVVLMKMDNYGSTILCAKKVPDALAKELLDDIKGIKGILELTPSIKEWLMKELDA comes from the coding sequence ATGAGCGACGACAGCAATTCCTGCAAGCAATGGCTGAATGAAGTCAACTGGGACATGATTCACGAAGATGCCGTTACATTGTATCTTGAATGGGGCAACAACAACTACCGCGATGCCATGCGCTCACCGGTAACCACCAGCGGCGAGTATTCCATCTATTTCGCCATCGACACCTGGGAAGAACCCAGGGTGGTTCTGATGAAGATGGACAACTACGGGTCCACCATCCTGTGCGCCAAAAAGGTGCCGGACGCCCTGGCAAAAGAACTGCTCGACGACATCAAGGGGATCAAGGGCATCCTTGAACTGACGCCGTCCATCAAGGAATGGCTCATGAAGGAACTGGACGCCTAA